The Microbacterium sp. LWO12-1.2 genome includes a window with the following:
- a CDS encoding purine-cytosine permease family protein, which translates to MMSQQTTTTGTLVIERRTIDMVPTNERHGTPWSQFTLWFGGNMQITAIVTGLIAVAIFHAEPLTAIIAVLLGNVIGGVTMALHSGQGPRMGLPQMISSRAQFGVIGATLPLVLVICMYLGFASTGAALAGDAISHLLGLPSTAGSAPVVGILIFGALTVIVSVFGYQLIHVMGRIATVAGILGFAYLFFQLFANYDVGASFGEGATDAATFMVCLTLGASWQMTYAPYVADYSRYLPADTPVSTTFWSTFLGSVTGTQISMTLGILIGAVSGEALLGGPVGFVGHLAGPAAAAFVIYLVIIVGKLTANTLNAYGGIMSTVTVITSFNAETRISSRARSIYIVVFVALTMVIAIAASADFLNNFKNFVLLLLAVFIPWSIINLVDYYLVSKERIDIPALYDRRGRYGAVNWTALVSYAIGIVVQIPFLTSDTYSVLGTFNGPLADVMGGIDVSWAVSMIVTFAVYYPWAKRTMRPPSSMIYPRNYSPEQTGQIPVV; encoded by the coding sequence ATGATGAGTCAACAGACGACGACGACCGGGACCCTGGTCATCGAGCGGAGAACCATCGATATGGTGCCGACGAATGAGCGGCACGGCACTCCGTGGAGCCAGTTCACGCTCTGGTTCGGCGGGAACATGCAGATCACGGCGATCGTGACGGGGCTGATCGCGGTCGCGATCTTCCACGCAGAGCCGCTCACAGCCATCATCGCCGTACTCCTGGGCAACGTCATCGGCGGGGTCACCATGGCGTTGCACTCGGGACAGGGCCCACGCATGGGTCTGCCGCAGATGATCTCGAGTCGCGCGCAGTTCGGCGTGATAGGCGCGACGCTCCCACTCGTCCTCGTCATCTGCATGTACCTGGGATTCGCGTCGACCGGTGCCGCCTTGGCCGGGGATGCCATCAGTCACCTCCTCGGGTTGCCTTCCACCGCCGGCTCCGCTCCCGTCGTCGGGATTCTCATCTTCGGTGCGCTGACGGTGATCGTCTCCGTCTTCGGCTACCAGCTCATTCACGTGATGGGACGGATCGCAACCGTCGCGGGGATCCTCGGATTCGCGTACCTATTCTTCCAGCTCTTCGCGAACTACGACGTCGGTGCGAGCTTCGGAGAAGGCGCGACGGATGCCGCGACGTTCATGGTGTGTCTGACGCTCGGAGCGAGCTGGCAGATGACGTACGCACCGTACGTCGCCGACTACTCGCGATACCTGCCCGCGGACACCCCGGTGTCGACGACCTTCTGGTCGACGTTCCTCGGCAGCGTCACCGGAACGCAGATCTCGATGACACTGGGCATCCTGATCGGCGCGGTCTCGGGGGAGGCCCTCCTCGGAGGACCTGTGGGCTTCGTCGGCCACCTGGCAGGGCCGGCCGCTGCGGCGTTCGTGATCTACCTCGTGATCATCGTCGGCAAGCTCACGGCCAACACTCTCAACGCCTACGGCGGCATCATGAGCACAGTGACGGTGATCACGAGCTTCAACGCGGAGACCCGGATCTCCTCTCGAGCGCGCTCGATCTACATCGTCGTGTTCGTCGCCTTGACAATGGTCATCGCGATCGCCGCGAGCGCGGACTTCCTGAACAACTTCAAGAACTTCGTGCTTCTGCTTCTCGCGGTATTCATCCCGTGGAGCATCATCAATCTGGTCGACTACTACCTGGTCTCCAAGGAGCGCATCGACATTCCCGCACTCTATGACCGGCGGGGGCGCTATGGAGCGGTCAACTGGACGGCACTGGTCTCGTACGCGATCGGCATCGTCGTGCAGATCCCCTTCCTGACGAGCGACACCTACAGCGTGCTGGGCACGTTCAACGGGCCGTTGGCCGATGTGATGGGCGGTATCGACGTCTCGTGGGCTGTGTCGATGATCGTCACCTTCGCGGTCTACTACCCGTGGGCGAAGCGCACGATGAGACCGCCGTCGAGCATGATCTACCCGCGCAACTACTCGCCCGAGCAGACCGGGCAGATCCCGGTGGTCTGA